One Dictyoglomus thermophilum H-6-12 DNA window includes the following coding sequences:
- a CDS encoding DegV family protein: protein MEKDLKFKVVTDSTADIPEEISKALGIEVIPYYIHLEGRSFKESIEITPEEVWSYLEKTEDLSKLPKTACPGVGEYYETFKKILEEGKRVLSIHMTSWGSGAFQSANTAKQIIKEEEPEAEIEVLDSKSVSLGTGFMVIEAAKASLKGWDLKKTIEHINEVRSNLFHAFTNDTLKFLAAGGRIGKAKYLLAEMLKINPIISVDHDGVLVALDKAIGRVKAYQKIVSHMNNFFKDKKFLNIGFLHASAEEEVKKLKEEISKVFEIKNIIVNKLSAALSVHAGPGTVGVIAYPSNLSIDIETK, encoded by the coding sequence ATGGAAAAGGACTTAAAATTTAAAGTAGTAACCGACAGTACTGCCGATATACCAGAAGAAATCAGCAAGGCTTTAGGTATAGAAGTTATTCCCTACTATATACACTTAGAGGGAAGATCCTTTAAAGAAAGTATAGAAATAACTCCAGAGGAAGTTTGGAGCTATCTAGAAAAGACAGAAGATTTAAGCAAATTACCTAAAACAGCCTGTCCTGGAGTTGGAGAATACTATGAAACTTTCAAAAAAATATTAGAGGAAGGGAAAAGAGTTTTAAGCATCCATATGACCTCATGGGGAAGTGGAGCTTTCCAATCTGCAAATACAGCAAAACAAATCATTAAGGAGGAAGAGCCCGAGGCTGAAATAGAAGTTTTAGATTCCAAGAGTGTATCCTTAGGGACTGGTTTTATGGTGATAGAAGCTGCAAAAGCTTCTCTTAAAGGATGGGATCTAAAAAAAACAATAGAACATATCAATGAGGTAAGGAGTAATTTATTCCATGCCTTTACAAATGATACTCTAAAATTTCTTGCAGCAGGAGGAAGAATAGGAAAGGCTAAATATCTACTCGCAGAGATGCTAAAAATAAATCCTATAATATCTGTAGATCATGATGGGGTTTTAGTTGCTCTTGACAAAGCTATAGGAAGAGTAAAAGCCTACCAGAAGATAGTCTCCCATATGAATAACTTTTTTAAAGATAAGAAATTTCTAAATATCGGATTCTTACACGCAAGTGCTGAAGAAGAAGTGAAAAAGCTTAAAGAAGAGATCTCAAAAGTATTTGAAATAAAAAACATAATAGTAAATAAACTAAGTGCAGCCCTAAGCGTACATGCAGGACCAGGAACTGTAGGAGTAATAGCTTATCCTTCAAATTTGTCTATCGATATTGAAACAAAATAG